Part of the Spiroplasma sp. BIUS-1 genome, TTTCTGCTTATATTGGTTGTGTTATTTGACTCAACATCTTTTTTTATAGCCCTTAGAGAGGTTCATTTATTCTTATGTGTTAATTCATTTAAAAAAGCAATCTTATTTTCTAAAGTTTTGAGATTAGATATTTCTTCTTTTATTTGTCGAGAAAACTGATTAACAAGTCAATCATCATCTACATTTTCTAGCTCTCTGATATCAGACTCATTAAATATAGACTTTTCATCTTCTCTGATTAGTAAATCATATATACCCTTTTCAAATTTTGTCATAATAATATCCTCTTTAAACAGTTTAACAGGATTATTGTTTTAAATAAATAGAGAATAAAAAAAATGCATAAAATGCATTTAGTTATTATCTTGTTTATCAGATATCTTTTCTTCAACCGCATTAAGTTTTGCAACTAAATTGGCAATTCTTTTTATTTCAATATCTTTTTTATATAATTCATAATAACAAAAAGCTCAAACCGCTCCTAAAAAAGCTAGACCAATTGTTGCTAATAATATCCCTCAAACACTACCATTTTTAACCTTTATAATACCAGGTATTGTAAAACCTAATATTCAAGCCAGCATTATTATTCAACCTCAAACAGGTATTTCCCCCATATAATTTCCCCCTTAAAATCTTTATAATTTTACATTAAAAAAATGTAGATTTCTCTACATTTGACATTTATAACTTTTGAGATATTTTTATTCATCTTCGTCTTCATCATCTTCGTCTTCATCATTTTCATCTTCGTCAATAATTCCTAATTTTTCTTTTATTTTACCTAACTCAGATTTTAAATTTTCTTTTTTTCATTGTTCAAAAAGACAATATGCAATTAAAGTCCCTATAACAATAATTCCTATGCTTGCAACCAATATCCCTCAAGGATTACCCTTACTAGCCATTTTACAACCAAGAATAGTAAAAGTAATGGCTAAAATAACTAAAACCAAATATAAAAATCACATATATTATTTCCCCTTAAAAATCTTTATAATTTTACATTAAAAAAATGTAGATTTCTCTACATTTGACAACAGCCCAATAATGTTGAATCATCTAAGTCTTGTGCAAACTCAAACTTAACATCATAGTTAGTATCTTTTGTTGTTTGTTTTACTTTGTTGAACACTTCTTTTATAAATTCTTGGTTTTTCATAGCAACACTTCCACCCAAAACTATCATTTCTGGGTTTAAAAAGTAAATTGAAGTAGATATTAAGTTAATTAACTTGTTTTCTATTTCTTCAAAAAATTTATTAACTATTTCGTTTTCTTTTGAATTGTATAATTCAAAAGCTTCTTTTGTATCTTTTACTTCAACTCCAAGTTTATTTAATTGAATACAAATGTTTTTACCACTAGCTTGAAATTCAATTCCACTTCTTGATGGATCTTCACTGTTTCAATTAGGTAATGCATTTGCTATTTCAAGAGCTGTACCATTATATCCTTCAAAGATTTTTCCTTCATGAATAAAACCAGCTCCAATTCCTGTTGAAATTGTAAAGTATAAAAGTGAATGTAAATCTTTTCTTACTATGTATTGTCCAAGAGCAGCTACATTTCCATCATTGTTTATTTTTACGTTACTTACATTAAATAAATCTTTTATTTCTTGCAAAATACATTTTCCACTTCAATCCGGAAGATTATAAGTTATAAGAATTGTTCCTGTTTTTAAGTCTAATGGTCCAGGACAACAAACTCCAATATAATCTATTTTGCTATTTCAAGAATCAACTGTTTTTTTAATATAGTCTAAGTTCTTTTTTCTGTCCTGCGGATCAGTGTCAATAACTTCTTTTTTTATTATTTGATTGTTAACAACTAATGCAAATCTTATTGAAGTTCCACCAATATCAATAGCTAATTTGTTCATATATTTGTTATCCTTTCAATTATTTTTTAAAGATAAATGTAATTGTTTTTACATTTAAGTTTGTTTTATTACCATAATTGATCATAAACAAACCATCTTTAAATCCTTTTAAAGATAATATATCACAAAACTCTTGAGTTCCATATCAAGACAGTTTGAACTGTTGAGTTTCTTTTAATTCACCTTCTATAAAGTAATCTATTTGATTGATAGTATATTGTTCTACTCAATTTATTTCTTTAGATAAGTTTTTTACAACTATATTTTCACCATTAATTTGGTGAGTAAATTCATGATTTGATCCTGCTTTAAATTCTATTGGAAGAATTAAATCAATTATAAGAGTTCCGTTTTCTTTTAAAGAATAATAAAAGTTGTCTAAAACTTTTAAAGCTTTTTCTCTGCTCTCTAAAAGATTAAAACTTGCATTAGGAACAATAATATATTCATAAGTATCTTTTTGTTTATAGTTTTCTAAATCATCACAAATTAAAGTTGCTCGTAAATTTTCTTTTTCTAAATTTTCTTTACAAAGATCTATCATTTCTTGAGACTTGTCTATTCCAACGATATCCACTTTGTATTTTAAAAGAGGAATGAAAAGTCTTCCATTCCCCACTCCTGCTTCAAGAACTTTACCTTCTATTGGCAATAGTTGAGACTTATAAAATTCTAAGTCTTTATCAATACTTGTACCTGGAGGTTTTGTTGAGTTATAAACTAAACTACTTATTTTTTTGTAATGATTTTCCATATTTTTCCTTTTTATTATTTATATTCAAAAAGTTTTTCAAGTATGTTTTCAACAACAGTTACGTTAACTGTATTGTTTAACTGTTTATATGCTTGTTTAATGTTTTGAGTAATTTCAAATTCTTCTGGTAAGCTTTGTAATCTTGCACATTCTCTTAAAGTTAATCTTCTTTTCATAGGTCCGTAAATTGGAACTTCTGTAATTGAGTTAATGTTTTGAACAAGATTTGGTTTTTGAATTTTTATTCCTGAAGCTTTAATTTGAATTAAACCATCATAAATGTTTTTGATGTTAACATCTGATTTTCAATCTAATTTTCTATAAGCTGATTTAGTTCTTAAAATGTCATAGTTTTTTGCCAATCACGAATCAATAAACTTAACATTGTTTATATAAAGTTCTTTATTTTTATTTATAACATTTTGTTTTGAAATTGGCATTTTTTCAACAATTCTACTTGCTGTTTTAAAATGATCTGTTCAAATTGGAAAATCTAAATCTTTTACTTCTACATTTTTTATAAAGTCATTTCATGCATCTAAGATTTCTTTTTCATTTGGAGTTATTTCATATAATTTTAAATCATATTGATCCGCTCTATTAATAACTGTTTCAATTGAGTTTTGAGTTTTCTTAACTTTTTTTCTAAAGTTAATTTCAAATTTCTTATCTTTAACAAATTCTTTTTTAATAGCAGCCACAAAAGATCTAGGTTTTGCTTGAGGAATACCAAAATGATGAGGACTTAATAATAATGGTTTTTCAGTTGTAGTATATCCCATTTTATTTAGCATCTCTTTTAATTTTTTTCAAGTTTTACCATTTTCATTAACAGCTAAGTTTTTAATATTTTCAAATAAAACATATTTTGGATTTTTATTTTCAATAACTTTTGTCATTTCAAATAATAAATCAGTGTCACTGTATTCATATCAACTTTTCTCTTCACTTTTGTTAAATGTTTTTGGTGGAAGAGAACATAAAAGAACATCATGGTCTGGTATTTCTTTTACATTTATACCTCTAATATCTTTGCTAGCAACAATACCAAAGTTCTTTTTGTATGTTTCTAAACTATAGTTGTTTTTTTCACAACTTCAAACACATTCTCCATCAAATTTTTTCATTGCTTGGTTAAATGCACCAATACCTGAAAACAAGTTTATAAATTTCATAAGTACCCCCGTTGTTATATTTACCTATATTATTTAATCATTAAAAGTGTTTTTTTTCTTAAAAAAATAAAAAACCTAACACTTATTAGGTTTATATATTTGTTATTTAAAAGTATTACTTTTGAATAATTTTGTTTTTTGACATTAAAATTAAGCTTTCATTTTCACTATCCAATTTTTTGTAAAATATTGGACCTGCAGCTTTTATTTTTAATCCCAATCTTTCTGTTAATTGTTCAAATTCCATTTCATCTAAATTAGCAAAACTTTCATCAATGTTTTCTACTAATAAATAAGGATCTTGAAAAGCATCTAACATTTTAAGATCTACAATAACATCTTTTTGAATCTTTATCTCTATTCTTTGGTATATATACATACTCATTCCTTCTTTCATAAATATTTTACTAAAAAAACCAACTTAAAGTTGGTTTATTTAATGTATTGACCTATTTCACTAACATTGTTAATGACTATTTTTCCTGTTTTTAAAGCAAGTTCAGTTCCACTTTTCATAACAAAAGAGTTTTTGACATTATCTAACATTTCAAAATCATTGTCACCAT contains:
- the dcm gene encoding DNA (cytosine-5-)-methyltransferase, translated to MKFINLFSGIGAFNQAMKKFDGECVWSCEKNNYSLETYKKNFGIVASKDIRGINVKEIPDHDVLLCSLPPKTFNKSEEKSWYEYSDTDLLFEMTKVIENKNPKYVLFENIKNLAVNENGKTWKKLKEMLNKMGYTTTEKPLLLSPHHFGIPQAKPRSFVAAIKKEFVKDKKFEINFRKKVKKTQNSIETVINRADQYDLKLYEITPNEKEILDAWNDFIKNVEVKDLDFPIWTDHFKTASRIVEKMPISKQNVINKNKELYINNVKFIDSWLAKNYDILRTKSAYRKLDWKSDVNIKNIYDGLIQIKASGIKIQKPNLVQNINSITEVPIYGPMKRRLTLRECARLQSLPEEFEITQNIKQAYKQLNNTVNVTVVENILEKLFEYK
- a CDS encoding ROK family protein, which codes for MNKLAIDIGGTSIRFALVVNNQIIKKEVIDTDPQDRKKNLDYIKKTVDSWNSKIDYIGVCCPGPLDLKTGTILITYNLPDWSGKCILQEIKDLFNVSNVKINNDGNVAALGQYIVRKDLHSLLYFTISTGIGAGFIHEGKIFEGYNGTALEIANALPNWNSEDPSRSGIEFQASGKNICIQLNKLGVEVKDTKEAFELYNSKENEIVNKFFEEIENKLINLISTSIYFLNPEMIVLGGSVAMKNQEFIKEVFNKVKQTTKDTNYDVKFEFAQDLDDSTLLGCCQM
- a CDS encoding bifunctional 2-polyprenyl-6-hydroxyphenol methylase/3-demethylubiquinol 3-O-methyltransferase UbiG, which encodes MENHYKKISSLVYNSTKPPGTSIDKDLEFYKSQLLPIEGKVLEAGVGNGRLFIPLLKYKVDIVGIDKSQEMIDLCKENLEKENLRATLICDDLENYKQKDTYEYIIVPNASFNLLESREKALKVLDNFYYSLKENGTLIIDLILPIEFKAGSNHEFTHQINGENIVVKNLSKEINWVEQYTINQIDYFIEGELKETQQFKLSWYGTQEFCDILSLKGFKDGLFMINYGNKTNLNVKTITFIFKK